A genomic window from Aricia agestis chromosome 8, ilAriAges1.1, whole genome shotgun sequence includes:
- the LOC121729898 gene encoding uncharacterized protein LOC121729898 — translation MNKQKRSQIAGTSKQSGPDLNNIPMSRLLKSKKQARSRIKKTPVKRTMNRRPCSQNKAMPTFKDLEKMFEDPAVPTTLVVNQNSNNTSVTTTEDNKVLEENKTDNVSMEKSDITSNTDNPQLINDSIVENHDKTCDNSIPTISFIETVMPKAIDCNEIITIDDDELELIEYDRKRKVSSPQNNAEVKLEDLHGEKPLKLRKLDIPKEDIGSDSDVTVVYDLEGPPALSPISSSPYKRFSPLPSTSTDSETILKNDKIFLECLSANNSTIEIEDREVNTRNNQELPIVIDDDYELPFVSINTRSEDSQLVIDVDDVASTSTIDVDIDIDEIIAHNRTILTKYKTVDNLPAVIEVSPVQNITNVTHDLSSVEIEIPPRQATKQRIQPSTATDLSSTNESINNPTVNAMSREGLSGTSTQSTNVTNRAISSTPLINHIHSSSNALRNSSNSNILNNSNPQTNVSQTSSISNSSQGPEVSVGLNCPICLDNLRSTECASTLCGHIFCMDCIKRALRSSRKCPTCRKTIKGNNGYHRLFL, via the coding sequence ATGAACAAACAAAAACGGTCACAAATAGCTGGAACTTCAAAGCAGTCAGGACCAGACTTAAACAATATTCCCATGTCGAGGCTACTCAAAAGTAAGAAACAAGCCAGAAGTAGAATAAAAAAGACCCCTGTTAAAAGAACTATGAACAGAAGACCATGTTCTCAAAATAAAGCAATGCCTACATTTAAAGATTTGGAAAAAATGTTTGAAGATCCTGCAGTGCCTACTACTCTTGTAGTCAACCAAAATAGTAATAATACAAGTGTAACGACAACAGAGGATAATAAAGTATTAGAGGAAAACAAAACAGACAATGTGAGTATGGAAAAAAGTGATATAACTAGTAATACTGACAACCCCCAACTGATTAATGACAGTATAGTTGAGAATCATGATAAAACATGTGATAATTCTATACCAACAATCAGTTTTATAGAAACTGTGATGCCAAAAGCAATAGACTGTAATGAAATTATTACTATAGATGATGATGAGCTAGAATTAATTGAATATGATAGAAAAAGGAAGGTTTCTTCTCCTCAAAATAATGCTGAAGTTAAGTTAGAAGACCTACATGGTGAAAAACCGCTAAAATTAAGGAAACTTGATATACCAAAAGAAGACATTGGGTCTGACAGTGATGTTACAGTTGTGTATGATCTAGAAGGCCCTCCTGCGTTATCTCCTATCAGTAGTTCTCCATACAAGAGGTTTTCACCTTTACCCAGTACCTCGACAGATAGTGAAACTATTCTGAAGAATGACAAAATCTTCTTGGAATGCTTGTCTGCCAATAACTCAACTATAGAAATAGAAGACCGAGAGGTAAATACAAGAAATAATCAAGAATTACCAATTGTtattgatgatgattatgaattACCTTTCGTCAGTATTAATACTAGAAGTGAAGACTCACAGCTTGTAATAGACGTTGATGATGTAGCCTCAACCAGCACTATTGATGTTGATATAGACATAGATGAAATAATAGCACACAATAGAACTATACTAACAAAATATAAGACTGTTGACAACCTGCCAGCAGTTATTGAAGTTTCACCAGTTCAAAACATTACTAATGTTACACATGATTTGTCAAGTGTTGAAATTGAAATTCCGCCCAGGCAGGCAACTAAGCAAAGAATTCAACCTTCAACTGCAACAGATTTAAGCTCTACAAACGAATCAATTAACAACCCTACAGTTAATGcaatgtccagggaaggtttatcaGGAACTAGCACCCAATCTACAAATGTTACAAATAGAGCAATTAGCAGTACTCCATTAATAAATCATATCCATTCTTCAAGTAATGCTTTAAGAAACTCATCGAATAGcaatattttgaataattctAATCCACAAACGAATGTGTCACAAACTTCAAGTATATCTAATAGTTCCCAAGGTCCGGAAGTTTCTGTCGGTTTGAACTGTCCGATCTGTTTAGACAACCTCCGATCAACAGAATGTGCATCAACACTATGTGGCCATATCTTCTGTATGGACTGTATAAAACGGGCTCTTAGAAGCTCCAGAAAGTGTCCTACATGTAGAAAAACTATTAAGGGCAATAATGGGTATCACAGGCTCTTCCTATAA
- the LOC121729901 gene encoding coiled-coil domain-containing protein 28B has product MSLNLEEANETQQLMQNEGEEDEQKVEATSPVTSNKISSGAASLTSKNHLTTTNTGNNSINDSAKLSYVNERRAYHRDFMRNNNRPKHVPKETPDVKHMEKDLMELLDDFHTGKLSAFGTGCSMEQMISIRDQQEHLARLHFRLYGEAEKPSDDSFENNTSKDKMAQLVQSLEQLSTSIELLQSNGNTSTASDS; this is encoded by the coding sequence atgagCTTGAACTTGGAAGAGGCTAACGAAACGCAACAGCTAATGCAGAATGAGGGGGAAGAAGACGAGCAGAAAGTCGAAGCAACCTCCCCAGTCACCAGCAACAAGATATCGAGTGGGGCAGCTAGCCTTACGTCTAAGAATCATTTGACGACTACGAACACAGGTAACAATAGCATAAATGATTCTGCGAAGCTGTCCTACGTTAACGAACGTCGCGCCTACCACAGAGACTTCATGCGGAATAACAACAGGCCAAAACATGTCCCCAAAGAGACCCCAGACGTAAAACACATGGAGAAAGATCTTATGGAGCTACTGGACGATTTTCACACGGGAAAACTCAGTGCATTCGGAACAGGATGCAGTATGGAACAGATGATTAGTATACGAGACCAACAGGAGCACCTAGCCCGCCTGCACTTCCGTCTGTACGGTGAAGCCGAAAAGCCCTCTGATGACAGCTTCGAAAACAATACTTCCAAAGATAAAATGGCACAGCTAGTCCAAAGTTTAGAACAACTGTCCACTTCTATTGAACTCTTGCAGTCAAATGGGAATACAAGTACAGCTTCAGATAGCTAA